In one Cyprinus carpio isolate SPL01 chromosome B2, ASM1834038v1, whole genome shotgun sequence genomic region, the following are encoded:
- the rc3h1b gene encoding roquin-1 isoform X1: protein MPVQAPQWTEFLLCPICTQTFEETVRRPISLGCGHTVCKMCLNKLHRKACPFDQTAINTDIEQLPVNSALLQLVGGQVSKQQPVALITCPEDTKHYDEARQCVEELALYLKPLSSARGVGLSNAAQSMLSRPMQRKLVTLVHCQLVEEEGRVRAMRAARSLGERTVTELILQHQNPQQLSSNLWAAVRARGCQFLGPAMQEEALKLVLLALEDGSALSRKVLVLFVVQRLEPRFPQASKTSIGHVVQLLYRASCFKVTKRDEDSSLMQLKEEFRTYEALRREHDSQIVQIAMEGGLRIAPDQWSSLLYGDQSHKSHMQSIIDKLQTPASFAQSVQELTIALQRTGDPANLNRLRPHLELLANIDPSPDAPPPTWEQLEKGLVAVKTVVHGLVDFIQNHSKKGADTQQPPQHSKYKTYMCRDMKQKGGCPRGASCTFAHSQEELEKYRKMNKRLAARVPCTPGLLPEDVVTLEPGRKASMHTNGGPLPQLIPRGTDPSTYDLLLKPKMDATSLSAPGSPPDSLDKCSLALTPHPVPHPRAEHLPMPKQVPVMPRGAPQMYPQQQPQLFYSEPARPPPSGSQYDAQYPTGNPYQYQPPQYVPSRYIRNPPPGEPPYPEPYPGYGPDRQYSSHHSGPHFSAHTYAQPSHYSRRHGHYPAPPPPFAQTRDDLVRMSPVPLDVPPGAMPQPPAGPAGSLYHSQEPSSRDRYPPDGYYTAGPHPSQMRSHIGQDPYSRSQPSLDDLHRRRKELLVQLEERKVISPPPFAASPTLPTHPFPNDYPREYLEDGSKAFGSREPDYTGQYSPWSCDTIGSYIGSKDAKPKDVSSAVEMMNAEGKVLREPPLDTQRRSAEAKDDDPIIPFGPLPTVSPFGAISRTSKTGYQTTGPVQAIASSQASGSKHMTMTADYPYGNHSGWGGASYPQHQSINSQGHFSERLPVSAPDREQLKIELQQVNQQISQQTRGMEAASNSMLLQREACALVSQPAAGVKWSSGGTVSSEQLSLELDHVELEIKKRTREIAMENQVAHEYKLKATENGQPDRKVQLEELSLALGEVSNGSSGMKPASSMGGSMLSLTNKTSSLTLCSADQAASSSDLQKNGVVHSCS from the exons ATGCCTGTACAAGCTCCACAATGGACAGAGTTTTTACTGTGCCCCATATGCACCCAGACGTTCGAGGAGACGGTGCGTCGGCCCATCAGTCTGGGTTGCGGCCACACCGTTTGCAAGATGTGCCTCAACAAACTGCACCGCAAGGCTTGTCCCTTTGACCAGACGGCCATCAATACTGACATCGAGCAGCTGCCCGTCAACTCAGCCCTTTTACAGCTGGTCGGGGGTCAG gtGTCCAAACAGCAACCTGTGGCGCTCATTACATGTCCAGAGGACACCAAGCATTATGATGAGGCACGGCAGTGTGTTGAGGAGCTGGCCCTCTACCTCAAACCCCTCAGCAGTGCACGAG GAGTGGGGTTGAGTAATGCTGCTCAAAGCATGCTGAGCCGTCCCATGCAGAGGAAGCTGGTGACTCTGGTGCACTGTCAGCTGGTGGAAGAGGAAGGACGGGTCAGGGCCATGCGGGCGGCCCGTTCTCTGGGCGAAAGGACTGTTACTGAGCTCATTTTGCAGCACCAAAACCCCCAGCAGCTCTCCTCCAACCTGTGGGCTGCAGTCAGAGCCAGAGGCTGCCAGTTCCTGGGCCCCG CCATGCAGGAGGAGGCACTAAAGCTGGTGTTGTTGGCCTTGGAAGACGGATCTGCTCTTTCCAGGAAGGTTTTGGTCCTCTTTGTGGTCCAGAGACTAGAACCAAGATTTCCTCAGGCCTCCAAAACCAGTATTGGACATGTAGTTCAGCTCCTCTACCGTGCCTCCTGCTTCAAG GTGACTAAGCGAGATGAGGATTCATCGCTCATGCAGTTGAAAGAGGAGTTCCGCACATATGAGGCACTTCGGAGGGAACACGACTCTCAGATTGTTCAAATCGCAATGGAGGGAGGCCTCCGCATCGCCCCCGATCAGTGGTCTTCTCTGCTGTATGGAGACCAGTCTCATAAGTCTCACATGCAGTCCATCATTGACAAG CTGCAGACCCCGGCGTCATTTGCTCAGAGTGTGCAGGAGCTGACCATCGCACTGCAGAGGACGGGTGACCCTGCCAATCTCAACCGGCTGAGACCTCACCTCGAATTGCTTGCTAACATTGACCCTAGTCCAG ATGCTCCTCCTCCTACCTGGGAGCAGCTGGAGAAGGGGCTGGTGGCAGTAAAGACGGTGGTGCACGGCCTAGTGGACTTCATTCAGAACCACAGCAAGAAGGGTGCCGACACGCAGCAGCCACCACAGCACAGCAAATACAAGACGTACATGTGCAGAGACATGAAGCAGAAAGGAGGCTGTCCCAGAGGAGCCAGCTGTACCTTCGCCCATTCTCAGGAGGAGCTGGAAAA GTACCGTAAAATGAACAAACGTCTTGCTGCACGAGTGCCCTGCACCCCTGGCCTGCTGCCTGAGGACGTGGTCACGCTGGAGCCTGGGCGAAAGGCCTCTATGCATACCAACGGGGGCCCTCTTCCCCAGCTCATCCCCAGAGGCACAGACCCCTCCACATATGACCTCTTACTCAAGCCCAAGATGGACGCCACTAGCCTGAGTGCTCCTGGGTCGCCACCTGACTC TTTGGATAAATGTAGCTTGGCCCTGACACCCCACCCTGTGCCTCACCCCAGGGCGGAGCACTTACCCATGCCCAAGCAGGTGCCAGTGATGCCCAGAGGTGCGCCACAGATGTATCCACAACAGCAGCCCCAGCTTTTCTATTCAGAGCCCGCCAGACCTCCTCCCTCAGGATCTCAGTATGATGCTCAGTACCCAACAG gtaaccCCTACCAGTACCAACCTCCGCAGTATGTCCCTTCCCGCTACATCCGGAATCCGCCTCCAGGAGAGCCACCTTACCCAGAGCCCTACCCGGGATACGGCCCAGATCGCCAATATTCGAGCCACCACTCTGGTCCCCATTTCTCAGCCCACACATACGCACAGCCCTCACATTACAGTCGCAGACACGGACACTATCCCGCACCACCACCTCCGTTTGCCCAGACCAGAGATGACTTGGTCAGGATGAGCCCGGTTCCTTTGGACGTTCCCCCGGGCGCTATGCCTCAACCTCCAGCAGGGCCTGCAGGTTCTCTGTACCACTCCCAGGAACCGTCATCCAGAGACAGATACCCACCGGACGGGTACTACACAGCTGGACCGCACCCCAGCCAAATGAGGTCCCACATAGGA CAGGACCCGTACAGCCGCTCTCAGCCCAGTCTGGATGACTTGCATCGCAGGCGCAAAGAGCTGCTTGTCCAGCTAGAGGAGAGAAAAGTCATctctcctccccccttcgctgccTCTCCGACTCTCCCTACACACCCGTTCCCCAACGACTACCCTCGGGAG TATTTGGAGGACGGCTCTAAAGCCTTTGGGAGTCGGGAGCCAGACTACACTGGGCAATATTCCCCCTGGTCATGTGACACCATAGGATCATACATTGGCTCCAAGGATGCTAAACCAAAAGATGTCAGTAGTGCTGTGGAGATGATG AATGCAGAGGGGAAAGTTCTCCGTGAACCTCCACTGGACACTCAGCGGCGCTCTGCGGAAGCCAAAGACGACGATCCCATCATTCCCTTTGGTCCTCTGCCCACTGTGTCTCCTTTTGGTGCCATTTCACGTACCTCTAAAACAGGTTACCAGACCACTGGACCTGTACAGGCCATAGCATCCTCACAGGCCTCGGGCTCCAAACACATGACCATGACAG CAGACTATCCGTATGGAAACCACAGCGGATGGGGTGGAGCATCGTACCCTCAGCACCAGAGCATCAACTCTCAGGGACACTTCAGCGAGCG TCTGCCCGTGTCTGCCCCTGACCGCGAGCAGCTCAAGATTGAGCTCCAGCAAGTCAACCAACAGATCAGTCAGCAAACCCGCGGCATGGAG GCTGCCAGTAACTCTATGCTCTTGCAGAGGGAGGCGTGTGCGCTGGTGTCTCAGCCCGCGGCTGGAGTGAAGTGGTCTTCAGGTGGCACTGTGTCCAGTGAGCAGCTCAGCCTGGAGCTTGATCATGTAGAGCTGGAGATCAAGAAGAGAACCCGTGAAATCGCCATG GAGAATCAGGTGGCCCATGAATACAAGCTGAAGGCCACTGAGAATGGGCAGCCTGACCGTAAAGTCCAGCTGGAGGAACTCTCTTTAGCATTGGG TGAGGTGTCTAATGGATCCAGTGGCATGAAGCCAGCCAGTAGTATGGGAGGATCTATGCTGTCGCTTACCAATAAGACGTCTTCTCTCACCCTCTGCTCCGCCGACCAAGCAGCGAGTAGCTCAGACCTTCAAAAGAATGGTGTTGTTCACTCTTGCTCTTAA
- the rc3h1b gene encoding roquin-1 isoform X4, which yields MPVQAPQWTEFLLCPICTQTFEETVRRPISLGCGHTVCKMCLNKLHRKACPFDQTAINTDIEQLPVNSALLQLVGGQVSKQQPVALITCPEDTKHYDEARQCVEELALYLKPLSSARGVGLSNAAQSMLSRPMQRKLVTLVHCQLVEEEGRVRAMRAARSLGERTVTELILQHQNPQQLSSNLWAAVRARGCQFLGPAMQEEALKLVLLALEDGSALSRKVLVLFVVQRLEPRFPQASKTSIGHVVQLLYRASCFKVTKRDEDSSLMQLKEEFRTYEALRREHDSQIVQIAMEGGLRIAPDQWSSLLYGDQSHKSHMQSIIDKLQTPASFAQSVQELTIALQRTGDPANLNRLRPHLELLANIDPSPDAPPPTWEQLEKGLVAVKTVVHGLVDFIQNHSKKGADTQQPPQHSKYKTYMCRDMKQKGGCPRGASCTFAHSQEELEKYRKMNKRLAARVPCTPGLLPEDVVTLEPGRKASMHTNGGPLPQLIPRGTDPSTYDLLLKPKMDATSLSAPGSPPDSLDKCSLALTPHPVPHPRAEHLPMPKQVPVMPRGAPQMYPQQQPQLFYSEPARPPPSGSQYDAQYPTGNPYQYQPPQYVPSRYIRNPPPGEPPYPEPYPGYGPDRQYSSHHSGPHFSAHTYAQPSHYSRRHGHYPAPPPPFAQTRDDLVRMSPVPLDVPPGAMPQPPAGPAGSLYHSQEPSSRDRYPPDGYYTAGPHPSQMRSHIGQDPYSRSQPSLDDLHRRRKELLVQLEERKVISPPPFAASPTLPTHPFPNDYPREYLEDGSKAFGSREPDYTGQYSPWSCDTIGSYIGSKDAKPKDVSSAVEMMNAEGKVLREPPLDTQRRSAEAKDDDPIIPFGPLPTVSPFGAISRTSKTGYQTTGPVQAIASSQASGSKHMTMTADYPYGNHSGWGGASYPQHQSINSQGHFSERLPVSAPDREQLKIELQQVNQQISQQTRGMEREACALVSQPAAGVKWSSGGTVSSEQLSLELDHVELEIKKRTREIAMENQVAHEYKLKATENGQPDRKVQLEELSLALGEVSNGSSGMKPASSMGGSMLSLTNKTSSLTLCSADQAASSSDLQKNGVVHSCS from the exons ATGCCTGTACAAGCTCCACAATGGACAGAGTTTTTACTGTGCCCCATATGCACCCAGACGTTCGAGGAGACGGTGCGTCGGCCCATCAGTCTGGGTTGCGGCCACACCGTTTGCAAGATGTGCCTCAACAAACTGCACCGCAAGGCTTGTCCCTTTGACCAGACGGCCATCAATACTGACATCGAGCAGCTGCCCGTCAACTCAGCCCTTTTACAGCTGGTCGGGGGTCAG gtGTCCAAACAGCAACCTGTGGCGCTCATTACATGTCCAGAGGACACCAAGCATTATGATGAGGCACGGCAGTGTGTTGAGGAGCTGGCCCTCTACCTCAAACCCCTCAGCAGTGCACGAG GAGTGGGGTTGAGTAATGCTGCTCAAAGCATGCTGAGCCGTCCCATGCAGAGGAAGCTGGTGACTCTGGTGCACTGTCAGCTGGTGGAAGAGGAAGGACGGGTCAGGGCCATGCGGGCGGCCCGTTCTCTGGGCGAAAGGACTGTTACTGAGCTCATTTTGCAGCACCAAAACCCCCAGCAGCTCTCCTCCAACCTGTGGGCTGCAGTCAGAGCCAGAGGCTGCCAGTTCCTGGGCCCCG CCATGCAGGAGGAGGCACTAAAGCTGGTGTTGTTGGCCTTGGAAGACGGATCTGCTCTTTCCAGGAAGGTTTTGGTCCTCTTTGTGGTCCAGAGACTAGAACCAAGATTTCCTCAGGCCTCCAAAACCAGTATTGGACATGTAGTTCAGCTCCTCTACCGTGCCTCCTGCTTCAAG GTGACTAAGCGAGATGAGGATTCATCGCTCATGCAGTTGAAAGAGGAGTTCCGCACATATGAGGCACTTCGGAGGGAACACGACTCTCAGATTGTTCAAATCGCAATGGAGGGAGGCCTCCGCATCGCCCCCGATCAGTGGTCTTCTCTGCTGTATGGAGACCAGTCTCATAAGTCTCACATGCAGTCCATCATTGACAAG CTGCAGACCCCGGCGTCATTTGCTCAGAGTGTGCAGGAGCTGACCATCGCACTGCAGAGGACGGGTGACCCTGCCAATCTCAACCGGCTGAGACCTCACCTCGAATTGCTTGCTAACATTGACCCTAGTCCAG ATGCTCCTCCTCCTACCTGGGAGCAGCTGGAGAAGGGGCTGGTGGCAGTAAAGACGGTGGTGCACGGCCTAGTGGACTTCATTCAGAACCACAGCAAGAAGGGTGCCGACACGCAGCAGCCACCACAGCACAGCAAATACAAGACGTACATGTGCAGAGACATGAAGCAGAAAGGAGGCTGTCCCAGAGGAGCCAGCTGTACCTTCGCCCATTCTCAGGAGGAGCTGGAAAA GTACCGTAAAATGAACAAACGTCTTGCTGCACGAGTGCCCTGCACCCCTGGCCTGCTGCCTGAGGACGTGGTCACGCTGGAGCCTGGGCGAAAGGCCTCTATGCATACCAACGGGGGCCCTCTTCCCCAGCTCATCCCCAGAGGCACAGACCCCTCCACATATGACCTCTTACTCAAGCCCAAGATGGACGCCACTAGCCTGAGTGCTCCTGGGTCGCCACCTGACTC TTTGGATAAATGTAGCTTGGCCCTGACACCCCACCCTGTGCCTCACCCCAGGGCGGAGCACTTACCCATGCCCAAGCAGGTGCCAGTGATGCCCAGAGGTGCGCCACAGATGTATCCACAACAGCAGCCCCAGCTTTTCTATTCAGAGCCCGCCAGACCTCCTCCCTCAGGATCTCAGTATGATGCTCAGTACCCAACAG gtaaccCCTACCAGTACCAACCTCCGCAGTATGTCCCTTCCCGCTACATCCGGAATCCGCCTCCAGGAGAGCCACCTTACCCAGAGCCCTACCCGGGATACGGCCCAGATCGCCAATATTCGAGCCACCACTCTGGTCCCCATTTCTCAGCCCACACATACGCACAGCCCTCACATTACAGTCGCAGACACGGACACTATCCCGCACCACCACCTCCGTTTGCCCAGACCAGAGATGACTTGGTCAGGATGAGCCCGGTTCCTTTGGACGTTCCCCCGGGCGCTATGCCTCAACCTCCAGCAGGGCCTGCAGGTTCTCTGTACCACTCCCAGGAACCGTCATCCAGAGACAGATACCCACCGGACGGGTACTACACAGCTGGACCGCACCCCAGCCAAATGAGGTCCCACATAGGA CAGGACCCGTACAGCCGCTCTCAGCCCAGTCTGGATGACTTGCATCGCAGGCGCAAAGAGCTGCTTGTCCAGCTAGAGGAGAGAAAAGTCATctctcctccccccttcgctgccTCTCCGACTCTCCCTACACACCCGTTCCCCAACGACTACCCTCGGGAG TATTTGGAGGACGGCTCTAAAGCCTTTGGGAGTCGGGAGCCAGACTACACTGGGCAATATTCCCCCTGGTCATGTGACACCATAGGATCATACATTGGCTCCAAGGATGCTAAACCAAAAGATGTCAGTAGTGCTGTGGAGATGATG AATGCAGAGGGGAAAGTTCTCCGTGAACCTCCACTGGACACTCAGCGGCGCTCTGCGGAAGCCAAAGACGACGATCCCATCATTCCCTTTGGTCCTCTGCCCACTGTGTCTCCTTTTGGTGCCATTTCACGTACCTCTAAAACAGGTTACCAGACCACTGGACCTGTACAGGCCATAGCATCCTCACAGGCCTCGGGCTCCAAACACATGACCATGACAG CAGACTATCCGTATGGAAACCACAGCGGATGGGGTGGAGCATCGTACCCTCAGCACCAGAGCATCAACTCTCAGGGACACTTCAGCGAGCG TCTGCCCGTGTCTGCCCCTGACCGCGAGCAGCTCAAGATTGAGCTCCAGCAAGTCAACCAACAGATCAGTCAGCAAACCCGCGGCATGGAG AGGGAGGCGTGTGCGCTGGTGTCTCAGCCCGCGGCTGGAGTGAAGTGGTCTTCAGGTGGCACTGTGTCCAGTGAGCAGCTCAGCCTGGAGCTTGATCATGTAGAGCTGGAGATCAAGAAGAGAACCCGTGAAATCGCCATG GAGAATCAGGTGGCCCATGAATACAAGCTGAAGGCCACTGAGAATGGGCAGCCTGACCGTAAAGTCCAGCTGGAGGAACTCTCTTTAGCATTGGG TGAGGTGTCTAATGGATCCAGTGGCATGAAGCCAGCCAGTAGTATGGGAGGATCTATGCTGTCGCTTACCAATAAGACGTCTTCTCTCACCCTCTGCTCCGCCGACCAAGCAGCGAGTAGCTCAGACCTTCAAAAGAATGGTGTTGTTCACTCTTGCTCTTAA
- the rc3h1b gene encoding roquin-1 isoform X3 — translation MPVQAPQWTEFLLCPICTQTFEETVRRPISLGCGHTVCKMCLNKLHRKACPFDQTAINTDIEQLPVNSALLQLVGGQVSKQQPVALITCPEDTKHYDEARQCVEELALYLKPLSSARGVGLSNAAQSMLSRPMQRKLVTLVHCQLVEEEGRVRAMRAARSLGERTVTELILQHQNPQQLSSNLWAAVRARGCQFLGPAMQEEALKLVLLALEDGSALSRKVLVLFVVQRLEPRFPQASKTSIGHVVQLLYRASCFKVTKRDEDSSLMQLKEEFRTYEALRREHDSQIVQIAMEGGLRIAPDQWSSLLYGDQSHKSHMQSIIDKLQTPASFAQSVQELTIALQRTGDPANLNRLRPHLELLANIDPSPDAPPPTWEQLEKGLVAVKTVVHGLVDFIQNHSKKGADTQQPPQHSKYKTYMCRDMKQKGGCPRGASCTFAHSQEELEKYRKMNKRLAARVPCTPGLLPEDVVTLEPGRKASMHTNGGPLPQLIPRGTDPSTYDLLLKPKMDATSLSAPGSPPDSLDKCSLALTPHPVPHPRAEHLPMPKQVPVMPRGAPQMYPQQQPQLFYSEPARPPPSGSQYDAQYPTGNPYQYQPPQYVPSRYIRNPPPGEPPYPEPYPGYGPDRQYSSHHSGPHFSAHTYAQPSHYSRRHGHYPAPPPPFAQTRDDLVRMSPVPLDVPPGAMPQPPAGPAGSLYHSQEPSSRDRYPPDGYYTAGPHPSQMRSHIGQDPYSRSQPSLDDLHRRRKELLVQLEERKVISPPPFAASPTLPTHPFPNDYPREYLEDGSKAFGSREPDYTGQYSPWSCDTIGSYIGSKDAKPKDVSSAVEMMNAEGKVLREPPLDTQRRSAEAKDDDPIIPFGPLPTVSPFGAISRTSKTGYQTTGPVQAIASSQASGSKHMTMTDYPYGNHSGWGGASYPQHQSINSQGHFSERLPVSAPDREQLKIELQQVNQQISQQTRGMEAASNSMLLQREACALVSQPAAGVKWSSGGTVSSEQLSLELDHVELEIKKRTREIAMENQVAHEYKLKATENGQPDRKVQLEELSLALGEVSNGSSGMKPASSMGGSMLSLTNKTSSLTLCSADQAASSSDLQKNGVVHSCS, via the exons ATGCCTGTACAAGCTCCACAATGGACAGAGTTTTTACTGTGCCCCATATGCACCCAGACGTTCGAGGAGACGGTGCGTCGGCCCATCAGTCTGGGTTGCGGCCACACCGTTTGCAAGATGTGCCTCAACAAACTGCACCGCAAGGCTTGTCCCTTTGACCAGACGGCCATCAATACTGACATCGAGCAGCTGCCCGTCAACTCAGCCCTTTTACAGCTGGTCGGGGGTCAG gtGTCCAAACAGCAACCTGTGGCGCTCATTACATGTCCAGAGGACACCAAGCATTATGATGAGGCACGGCAGTGTGTTGAGGAGCTGGCCCTCTACCTCAAACCCCTCAGCAGTGCACGAG GAGTGGGGTTGAGTAATGCTGCTCAAAGCATGCTGAGCCGTCCCATGCAGAGGAAGCTGGTGACTCTGGTGCACTGTCAGCTGGTGGAAGAGGAAGGACGGGTCAGGGCCATGCGGGCGGCCCGTTCTCTGGGCGAAAGGACTGTTACTGAGCTCATTTTGCAGCACCAAAACCCCCAGCAGCTCTCCTCCAACCTGTGGGCTGCAGTCAGAGCCAGAGGCTGCCAGTTCCTGGGCCCCG CCATGCAGGAGGAGGCACTAAAGCTGGTGTTGTTGGCCTTGGAAGACGGATCTGCTCTTTCCAGGAAGGTTTTGGTCCTCTTTGTGGTCCAGAGACTAGAACCAAGATTTCCTCAGGCCTCCAAAACCAGTATTGGACATGTAGTTCAGCTCCTCTACCGTGCCTCCTGCTTCAAG GTGACTAAGCGAGATGAGGATTCATCGCTCATGCAGTTGAAAGAGGAGTTCCGCACATATGAGGCACTTCGGAGGGAACACGACTCTCAGATTGTTCAAATCGCAATGGAGGGAGGCCTCCGCATCGCCCCCGATCAGTGGTCTTCTCTGCTGTATGGAGACCAGTCTCATAAGTCTCACATGCAGTCCATCATTGACAAG CTGCAGACCCCGGCGTCATTTGCTCAGAGTGTGCAGGAGCTGACCATCGCACTGCAGAGGACGGGTGACCCTGCCAATCTCAACCGGCTGAGACCTCACCTCGAATTGCTTGCTAACATTGACCCTAGTCCAG ATGCTCCTCCTCCTACCTGGGAGCAGCTGGAGAAGGGGCTGGTGGCAGTAAAGACGGTGGTGCACGGCCTAGTGGACTTCATTCAGAACCACAGCAAGAAGGGTGCCGACACGCAGCAGCCACCACAGCACAGCAAATACAAGACGTACATGTGCAGAGACATGAAGCAGAAAGGAGGCTGTCCCAGAGGAGCCAGCTGTACCTTCGCCCATTCTCAGGAGGAGCTGGAAAA GTACCGTAAAATGAACAAACGTCTTGCTGCACGAGTGCCCTGCACCCCTGGCCTGCTGCCTGAGGACGTGGTCACGCTGGAGCCTGGGCGAAAGGCCTCTATGCATACCAACGGGGGCCCTCTTCCCCAGCTCATCCCCAGAGGCACAGACCCCTCCACATATGACCTCTTACTCAAGCCCAAGATGGACGCCACTAGCCTGAGTGCTCCTGGGTCGCCACCTGACTC TTTGGATAAATGTAGCTTGGCCCTGACACCCCACCCTGTGCCTCACCCCAGGGCGGAGCACTTACCCATGCCCAAGCAGGTGCCAGTGATGCCCAGAGGTGCGCCACAGATGTATCCACAACAGCAGCCCCAGCTTTTCTATTCAGAGCCCGCCAGACCTCCTCCCTCAGGATCTCAGTATGATGCTCAGTACCCAACAG gtaaccCCTACCAGTACCAACCTCCGCAGTATGTCCCTTCCCGCTACATCCGGAATCCGCCTCCAGGAGAGCCACCTTACCCAGAGCCCTACCCGGGATACGGCCCAGATCGCCAATATTCGAGCCACCACTCTGGTCCCCATTTCTCAGCCCACACATACGCACAGCCCTCACATTACAGTCGCAGACACGGACACTATCCCGCACCACCACCTCCGTTTGCCCAGACCAGAGATGACTTGGTCAGGATGAGCCCGGTTCCTTTGGACGTTCCCCCGGGCGCTATGCCTCAACCTCCAGCAGGGCCTGCAGGTTCTCTGTACCACTCCCAGGAACCGTCATCCAGAGACAGATACCCACCGGACGGGTACTACACAGCTGGACCGCACCCCAGCCAAATGAGGTCCCACATAGGA CAGGACCCGTACAGCCGCTCTCAGCCCAGTCTGGATGACTTGCATCGCAGGCGCAAAGAGCTGCTTGTCCAGCTAGAGGAGAGAAAAGTCATctctcctccccccttcgctgccTCTCCGACTCTCCCTACACACCCGTTCCCCAACGACTACCCTCGGGAG TATTTGGAGGACGGCTCTAAAGCCTTTGGGAGTCGGGAGCCAGACTACACTGGGCAATATTCCCCCTGGTCATGTGACACCATAGGATCATACATTGGCTCCAAGGATGCTAAACCAAAAGATGTCAGTAGTGCTGTGGAGATGATG AATGCAGAGGGGAAAGTTCTCCGTGAACCTCCACTGGACACTCAGCGGCGCTCTGCGGAAGCCAAAGACGACGATCCCATCATTCCCTTTGGTCCTCTGCCCACTGTGTCTCCTTTTGGTGCCATTTCACGTACCTCTAAAACAGGTTACCAGACCACTGGACCTGTACAGGCCATAGCATCCTCACAGGCCTCGGGCTCCAAACACATGACCATGACAG ACTATCCGTATGGAAACCACAGCGGATGGGGTGGAGCATCGTACCCTCAGCACCAGAGCATCAACTCTCAGGGACACTTCAGCGAGCG TCTGCCCGTGTCTGCCCCTGACCGCGAGCAGCTCAAGATTGAGCTCCAGCAAGTCAACCAACAGATCAGTCAGCAAACCCGCGGCATGGAG GCTGCCAGTAACTCTATGCTCTTGCAGAGGGAGGCGTGTGCGCTGGTGTCTCAGCCCGCGGCTGGAGTGAAGTGGTCTTCAGGTGGCACTGTGTCCAGTGAGCAGCTCAGCCTGGAGCTTGATCATGTAGAGCTGGAGATCAAGAAGAGAACCCGTGAAATCGCCATG GAGAATCAGGTGGCCCATGAATACAAGCTGAAGGCCACTGAGAATGGGCAGCCTGACCGTAAAGTCCAGCTGGAGGAACTCTCTTTAGCATTGGG TGAGGTGTCTAATGGATCCAGTGGCATGAAGCCAGCCAGTAGTATGGGAGGATCTATGCTGTCGCTTACCAATAAGACGTCTTCTCTCACCCTCTGCTCCGCCGACCAAGCAGCGAGTAGCTCAGACCTTCAAAAGAATGGTGTTGTTCACTCTTGCTCTTAA